One Chryseobacterium indoltheticum DNA segment encodes these proteins:
- a CDS encoding RNA-binding S4 domain-containing protein translates to MRIDKFLWSIRFYKTRSVSADEIKKNRVSIGNSVVKSSKEVKEGDVIKIRKNQIEYKIKVIQIPKSRIGAKLVPLHIKDVTDKDQYEQLMMRKMSQEYYRNRGEGRPTKKDRRDMDGYVENDVTADFTDWDDFFGEDGSDAETKD, encoded by the coding sequence ATGAGAATAGATAAATTTTTATGGAGCATTCGTTTTTATAAAACAAGATCGGTATCGGCAGATGAAATAAAAAAGAACCGGGTTTCTATCGGAAACTCAGTTGTGAAGTCCTCCAAAGAAGTAAAAGAAGGAGATGTTATCAAAATTCGTAAAAATCAAATTGAGTATAAAATTAAGGTAATACAGATCCCTAAAAGTAGAATTGGAGCTAAATTGGTGCCGCTTCATATCAAAGATGTGACCGATAAAGATCAGTATGAGCAATTGATGATGCGGAAAATGTCTCAGGAATACTACCGAAACAGAGGAGAAGGAAGACCTACCAAAAAAGACAGAAGAGACATGGATGGATATGTAGAAAACGATGTCACTGCTGATTTTACAGATTGGGACGATTTTTTTGGTGAAGACGGCAGTGATGCTGAAACCAAGGATTAA
- a CDS encoding shikimate kinase, whose amino-acid sequence MIISLVGYMGSGKSHISKILSDKINFKLIDLDKEISRRNKLTIPEIFEKKGEIYFRKLERETLEEILATQENIVLSLGGGTPVYYNNMEIINNNSASVFLRASIATLAERISKQKEKRPLIAKIADEDLPEFIAKHLFERNVYYSKAQLSINTDQKDPEDIIQEIIEKLYL is encoded by the coding sequence ATGATAATTTCACTAGTAGGGTACATGGGGAGTGGCAAATCTCACATTTCCAAAATATTAAGCGACAAAATAAATTTTAAATTAATTGACCTCGATAAAGAAATTTCTCGACGAAATAAATTGACTATTCCTGAAATATTCGAAAAAAAGGGAGAAATTTACTTTAGAAAGTTAGAAAGAGAAACTTTAGAGGAGATTTTAGCTACCCAGGAAAACATAGTTTTGAGTCTGGGCGGGGGAACGCCGGTGTATTATAATAATATGGAAATCATTAATAATAATTCGGCGAGTGTTTTTTTGAGAGCTTCTATCGCTACTTTAGCAGAAAGAATTTCAAAGCAGAAGGAAAAGAGACCTTTGATTGCAAAAATTGCAGATGAAGATCTTCCTGAATTTATTGCCAAACATTTATTTGAGCGAAATGTGTATTACAGCAAAGCTCAGCTTAGCATTAATACCGATCAAAAGGATCCTGAAGACATCATTCAGGAAATAATAGAAAAGCTCTATCTCTAG
- the panC gene encoding pantoate--beta-alanine ligase — MEVLKNKKTLQDFIERQKEMGKKIGFAPTMGALHNGHLSLYEAARKENDLVISSIFVNPTQFNNAGDLEKYPRDTDRDISILENSGLVDAVYLPQVEDIYPEKTESQHYDYDGLENEMEGKSRPGHFDGVGTVVEELFRQVKPNNAYFGEKDFQQLAIISKMVEKKQLPIKIIGVSIYRAENGLALSSRNQRLAEERKSDAKIIFETLIKVKEWFKNISVSEIKEKINEIFSNQENMELEYFLIADEDTLKEIDQKENENSYRAFIVVNVDGVRLIDNMHLD, encoded by the coding sequence ATGGAAGTTCTAAAAAACAAAAAAACACTTCAGGATTTTATAGAAAGACAGAAGGAAATGGGCAAAAAAATAGGTTTTGCACCTACGATGGGAGCTTTACACAATGGTCATCTATCATTGTATGAGGCTGCAAGAAAAGAAAATGACTTGGTGATTTCTTCAATTTTTGTAAATCCTACACAGTTTAACAATGCCGGAGATCTGGAAAAATACCCAAGAGATACTGACCGCGATATATCTATTCTTGAAAATTCCGGTTTGGTAGATGCTGTTTACCTTCCGCAGGTTGAAGATATTTATCCTGAGAAAACAGAAAGCCAGCATTATGATTATGACGGACTGGAAAATGAAATGGAAGGAAAATCAAGACCCGGACACTTTGACGGTGTTGGAACTGTCGTTGAAGAACTTTTCAGACAGGTAAAACCAAACAATGCGTATTTCGGAGAAAAAGACTTCCAGCAATTGGCAATTATCAGTAAAATGGTTGAGAAAAAGCAACTCCCTATTAAAATAATAGGCGTTTCTATCTACAGAGCCGAAAACGGTTTAGCTTTAAGCTCCAGAAACCAACGTCTTGCTGAAGAAAGAAAAAGCGATGCTAAAATTATTTTTGAAACTTTAATTAAAGTTAAAGAATGGTTTAAAAACATTTCTGTTTCTGAAATTAAGGAAAAGATAAATGAAATTTTCAGCAACCAGGAAAATATGGAATTGGAATATTTTTTAATTGCTGACGAGGATACATTAAAAGAAATTGATCAAAAAGAAAATGAAAATTCTTACAGAGCATTTATTGTAGTAAATGTAGACGGAGTAAGATTGATTGACAATATGCATTTGGACTGA
- a CDS encoding glycogen/starch synthase, which translates to MPNQKILYITTEMYPYQEDTNLGAVVNKMALKMHQEGNDVRVFMPRFGQISERKFQLHEVIRLSGMNIIINDLDQPLIIKVASLPGERLQVYFIDNEEYFKRKQYYFDDAGVAFEDNDERAIFFARGVIETIKKLNWVPDVIHLNGWMSSFVPIYLKTYYKSDTYFKDAKIVLSLYNEKNAALAGNVSDKLKFDNISDLNALNNPSFESFVIESMNYVDEVVKGDEFLNGDLDKGFNETATSKSEYLDVDSISKLY; encoded by the coding sequence ATGCCCAATCAGAAAATACTGTACATTACCACAGAGATGTACCCTTATCAGGAAGACACAAATTTAGGAGCGGTGGTAAACAAGATGGCACTTAAAATGCACCAAGAAGGCAATGATGTAAGAGTTTTTATGCCAAGATTCGGACAGATAAGTGAGAGAAAATTCCAGTTACATGAGGTAATTCGTCTTTCAGGGATGAATATTATCATTAATGATTTAGATCAGCCCTTAATTATTAAAGTGGCTTCACTTCCGGGCGAGAGACTGCAGGTTTATTTCATCGATAACGAAGAATATTTCAAAAGAAAGCAATATTATTTTGATGATGCAGGAGTAGCGTTTGAGGATAATGATGAGAGAGCTATATTCTTTGCACGTGGTGTAATAGAGACAATCAAAAAACTAAACTGGGTGCCGGATGTAATCCACTTAAATGGATGGATGTCTTCTTTTGTGCCTATTTATCTGAAAACATACTACAAATCTGATACTTATTTCAAAGATGCAAAAATTGTACTTTCACTATATAATGAGAAAAATGCAGCTTTGGCAGGAAATGTAAGTGACAAACTGAAGTTTGATAATATTTCAGACTTAAATGCGTTAAATAACCCAAGCTTCGAGAGTTTCGTAATTGAAAGTATGAATTACGTAGACGAAGTTGTAAAAGGTGACGAGTTTTTGAACGGTGATCTTGATAAAGGCTTCAACGAAACAGCTACATCAAAATCTGAATACCTAGATGTAGACTCTATCAGTAAATTATATTAA
- a CDS encoding DUF4270 family protein has protein sequence MIYNIRKFFTILSVMVLGGVLVYNCEPEPDSLGEQLFLNGAAEGNETSYDLIAYNIDNNDTIRTDAFKLLSLVSSGSTTSTAVLGAFNEKQFGKQKASYFTQVRLAANNPDFGTDAVVDSVVLVLKPIVSVDSLKTTTDESYVFPNGNVDAKKVVNTYPIKKYGKAKLNGGKLTLQVNEVTEFMNGLNDIVYSNKNFDTNPTALGSKEIKDGSVSSVVITKDSDNTELFTASAPSVRIPLTASVFQTKIIDKKGQPELSDVSNFIRHFKGLKVSVVEEDGYLFQFTPNDMQLIMYYKSDKIENGVKTRPQTTYEFAIKGSNMHSAYYEYDRTNAIINDYANGNTTTGDLKLYAQGMGGNSIGIKFKEEEIAKLKKLYQDDKAAIITAKIRIYTDEATWSTPYAKPTASDFTIVQKDKDANGKETTAFTADYTSLGALFIPVRAYNTDKNPAYYDFTVTQSLKDIVESGAAYNNKYFKIDLAQFAPNSSGTVAGYNYTTRAFSMLRTVFVGSDPSNQNKIQLKVTYGTKK, from the coding sequence ATGATTTATAATATTAGAAAATTTTTCACCATCCTTTCTGTAATGGTTTTAGGTGGTGTTTTGGTTTATAACTGTGAGCCGGAGCCAGATTCTTTAGGTGAACAATTATTTTTGAATGGTGCGGCAGAAGGAAATGAAACTTCTTATGATCTTATTGCTTACAACATAGATAATAATGATACAATAAGAACAGATGCATTTAAGTTATTAAGTCTTGTGAGCTCTGGTTCAACTACTTCCACAGCAGTTTTAGGAGCTTTTAATGAGAAGCAGTTTGGGAAGCAGAAAGCTTCTTATTTTACTCAGGTAAGATTAGCTGCCAATAATCCTGATTTTGGAACGGATGCGGTGGTTGATTCTGTAGTTCTTGTTCTTAAACCAATTGTAAGCGTAGATTCTCTTAAAACTACTACAGATGAAAGTTATGTTTTCCCTAATGGAAATGTAGACGCTAAAAAAGTTGTGAATACATATCCTATTAAAAAATATGGTAAAGCAAAACTTAACGGAGGTAAACTTACCTTACAAGTAAACGAAGTTACCGAATTTATGAATGGACTTAATGATATTGTCTATTCTAATAAAAACTTCGATACAAATCCTACAGCTTTAGGTTCAAAAGAAATTAAAGATGGAAGTGTAAGCTCTGTTGTCATTACAAAAGATTCTGACAATACTGAATTATTTACTGCATCTGCACCTTCAGTGAGAATTCCGCTGACAGCATCGGTTTTCCAAACTAAAATTATAGACAAAAAGGGACAGCCTGAATTAAGTGATGTTTCTAATTTTATCAGACATTTCAAAGGTTTAAAAGTTTCTGTAGTTGAAGAAGATGGTTATTTATTCCAGTTTACTCCAAACGATATGCAGCTTATCATGTACTACAAAAGTGATAAAATTGAAAACGGAGTTAAAACAAGACCTCAAACAACATACGAGTTTGCTATAAAAGGTTCTAATATGCATTCTGCTTATTATGAATACGACAGAACAAATGCTATCATTAATGATTATGCTAACGGAAATACTACAACAGGAGACTTGAAGCTTTATGCACAAGGAATGGGAGGTAATTCTATTGGTATCAAATTTAAAGAGGAAGAGATTGCTAAACTGAAAAAGCTTTATCAAGATGATAAAGCAGCAATCATTACTGCGAAAATCAGGATCTATACGGATGAAGCTACTTGGTCTACTCCTTATGCGAAGCCAACAGCGAGTGATTTTACTATCGTTCAAAAAGATAAAGATGCAAATGGAAAAGAAACAACAGCATTTACAGCAGATTATACTTCTTTAGGAGCATTATTTATTCCTGTAAGAGCTTATAATACAGATAAAAATCCTGCTTATTATGATTTTACGGTAACGCAGTCTTTAAAAGATATTGTTGAATCTGGAGCTGCTTATAATAATAAATATTTCAAAATTGATCTTGCTCAGTTTGCACCGAACTCTTCAGGTACTGTAGCAGGGTATAATTATACAACAAGAGCGTTTTCAATGTTACGAACTGTCTTTGTAGGTTCTGACCCTTCAAATCAGAACAAAATACAGTTAAAAGTTACTTACGGGACAAAAAAATAA
- the glmS gene encoding glutamine--fructose-6-phosphate transaminase (isomerizing), with amino-acid sequence MCGIVGYTGFQDAYDIVINGLRRLEYRGYDSAGIVLENTENSFSVEKTKGKVDDLVNISNNLKGTSKIGMGHTRWATHGVPSDRNSHPHVSNNNKIALVHNGIIENYDTIKTMLTEKGFSFKSETDTEVLVNLIQYFTDINPEIDFPEAVRYALNEVYGAYAITVMHEDHPGVLVVARLGSPLAIGIGDKEYFIASDASPFVEFTKEAIYLEEGHMATISLEGGVDIRTITENSKIIPEIQELKLSLEQIEKGGYEHFMLKEIFEQPKSIHDTMRGRLIVNEGVIKMAGIWDHLERFKNANRIIIIACGTSWHAGLIGEYLIEEFARVPVEVEYASEFRYRNPIITDKDVVIAISQSGETADTMAALKLAKEKGAFIYGICNVVDSSIARITDAGSYTHAGPEIGVASTKAFTAQLTILSLIALKLGKHNGNLGNADFMSLISELDALPKKIEEVLEATHELTQHIAKDFINATNFLYLGRGYNYPAALEGALKLKEISYIHAEGYPAAEMKHGPIALIDENMPIVIIAPKRGHYDKIVSNVQEIKARKGKVIAVVNKGDTQVSAMADYVIEIPETSECFSPIVASVPLQLLAYYIAVYRGANVDQPRNLAKSVTVE; translated from the coding sequence ATGTGCGGAATAGTTGGTTATACAGGTTTTCAGGATGCTTATGATATTGTTATCAACGGTCTTAGAAGACTAGAATATAGAGGTTATGATAGTGCCGGTATTGTTTTAGAAAATACAGAAAACAGTTTTAGCGTCGAAAAGACTAAAGGGAAGGTTGATGATTTGGTCAATATTTCTAATAATTTAAAAGGAACGTCCAAAATAGGAATGGGGCATACACGTTGGGCAACTCATGGTGTACCAAGTGATAGAAATTCACATCCTCATGTTTCAAATAATAATAAAATAGCACTTGTTCATAACGGAATCATTGAAAATTATGATACAATTAAAACAATGCTTACCGAGAAAGGTTTTTCTTTCAAATCGGAAACTGATACGGAAGTTTTGGTTAATCTAATCCAGTATTTTACAGATATTAATCCTGAGATAGATTTTCCTGAAGCAGTAAGATATGCCCTAAACGAAGTGTATGGTGCTTATGCAATTACTGTAATGCACGAAGATCATCCGGGAGTTTTGGTTGTTGCAAGATTGGGTTCTCCGTTAGCAATTGGGATTGGTGATAAAGAATATTTTATTGCCTCTGATGCATCTCCTTTTGTTGAGTTTACGAAAGAAGCTATTTATCTGGAAGAAGGTCATATGGCAACTATATCTTTAGAAGGAGGGGTAGACATTAGAACAATTACCGAAAATTCTAAGATAATTCCTGAAATTCAGGAGCTGAAATTAAGTTTAGAGCAAATCGAAAAAGGTGGATATGAGCATTTTATGCTTAAAGAAATTTTCGAACAGCCAAAATCTATTCATGATACAATGAGAGGAAGACTTATTGTAAATGAAGGAGTTATTAAAATGGCCGGAATCTGGGATCATCTTGAAAGATTTAAAAATGCAAACAGAATCATCATTATCGCTTGCGGTACTTCGTGGCATGCAGGTCTTATTGGTGAATATCTGATCGAAGAATTTGCAAGAGTTCCTGTAGAAGTAGAATATGCTTCAGAATTCAGATATAGAAATCCTATTATTACAGATAAAGATGTTGTAATTGCTATTTCTCAGTCAGGAGAAACTGCAGATACTATGGCTGCTTTAAAATTAGCTAAAGAAAAAGGTGCATTTATATATGGTATATGTAATGTCGTTGATTCTTCGATTGCGAGAATTACAGATGCAGGATCTTATACCCATGCAGGACCAGAAATTGGTGTTGCTTCTACCAAAGCATTTACAGCTCAGTTGACGATTCTTTCATTAATAGCATTAAAATTAGGAAAGCACAATGGTAATTTAGGAAATGCAGATTTTATGAGTCTAATTTCTGAATTGGATGCTCTTCCTAAAAAAATTGAAGAAGTTCTGGAAGCTACTCACGAGCTTACTCAGCATATTGCAAAAGACTTTATCAATGCAACCAATTTCCTTTATTTAGGAAGAGGATACAATTATCCTGCAGCATTGGAAGGAGCTCTTAAATTGAAAGAAATTTCATACATTCATGCAGAAGGCTATCCTGCTGCTGAAATGAAGCACGGCCCTATTGCATTAATTGACGAAAATATGCCAATTGTTATCATTGCTCCAAAAAGAGGTCATTATGATAAGATTGTAAGCAATGTACAAGAAATTAAAGCAAGAAAAGGTAAAGTAATTGCGGTGGTAAACAAAGGAGATACACAGGTAAGCGCAATGGCTGACTATGTGATAGAAATTCCTGAAACATCAGAATGTTTTTCTCCAATAGTAGCTTCAGTGCCTTTACAGCTATTAGCTTATTATATAGCGGTGTATAGGGGAGCCAACGTAGATCAGCCAAGAAATCTTGCAAAATCAGTAACTGTAGAGTAA
- the porK gene encoding T9SS ring complex lipoprotein PorK/GldK, with protein sequence MKRIFLLLLSASVASVSCSGGGSSSVGKPGTKGELIPREKTKSFVAQRPYGMVAIPGGSFIAGMADESFTNNGETAPLKTVTVAPFFMDEAETTNAEYRVFINYVRDSIARTMLAEAAGEGGEGGGRGASIGDYAYLAKKEEDLTPYQEYLEGAGGRDDGFDASKKLDWKIPLHWNTSKYPDVEYAEVLESMYLPASSRVGSERLIDVSKLKYNYRWGDMDAALADNERGVNFLRSESIAIYPDTTVWVNDFHFTYNEPLFEQYFWHKAYKDYPVVGVTWDQARAYCDFRTKLKSDYNESLKRKQQRPLRFRLPNEMEWEYAARGGKQNATYPWGGPYLMDDRGCYLANFKPKRGSYMEDEIKGTYTYTAPVKKFKKNTFGLFDMAGNVSEWTDSGYNNSAYGFSSTLNPSIKSKTDDKKSVRGGSWKDVGYMLMTGARDWENKDSARSYIGFRTVQDIPEAAVKAKRVNR encoded by the coding sequence ATGAAAAGGATATTTCTTTTATTATTGTCTGCGTCGGTAGCATCGGTATCTTGTTCAGGTGGTGGATCTTCTTCTGTAGGGAAGCCTGGAACAAAAGGAGAATTGATACCTAGAGAAAAAACAAAATCATTCGTTGCACAGAGACCTTATGGTATGGTGGCAATTCCTGGCGGTTCTTTTATTGCTGGTATGGCCGATGAATCATTTACCAATAACGGTGAAACTGCACCTTTGAAAACGGTAACTGTTGCTCCTTTCTTTATGGATGAAGCAGAAACTACTAATGCAGAATACAGAGTTTTCATCAATTATGTAAGAGATTCTATCGCTAGAACTATGCTTGCTGAAGCAGCAGGTGAAGGCGGTGAAGGTGGCGGCCGAGGTGCAAGCATCGGAGATTACGCTTATCTTGCTAAAAAAGAAGAAGACCTTACACCTTATCAGGAATATCTTGAAGGAGCTGGTGGAAGAGATGATGGTTTCGATGCAAGCAAAAAATTAGACTGGAAAATTCCATTACACTGGAATACGTCTAAATATCCTGATGTAGAATACGCTGAAGTTCTTGAGTCTATGTATTTACCTGCATCTTCTAGAGTAGGTAGCGAAAGACTTATTGATGTAAGCAAACTAAAATACAATTATAGATGGGGAGATATGGATGCTGCCCTTGCTGATAACGAAAGAGGTGTAAACTTCTTGAGAAGCGAAAGCATTGCAATCTATCCAGATACAACAGTTTGGGTTAATGATTTCCACTTTACTTATAATGAGCCTTTATTTGAGCAGTATTTCTGGCACAAAGCTTACAAAGATTATCCTGTTGTTGGGGTAACTTGGGATCAGGCAAGAGCATACTGTGACTTCAGAACTAAATTGAAGTCTGATTATAATGAAAGCTTGAAAAGAAAACAACAAAGACCTTTACGTTTCCGTCTTCCTAATGAAATGGAGTGGGAATACGCAGCAAGAGGTGGTAAGCAAAATGCTACTTATCCTTGGGGTGGTCCTTATTTGATGGATGATAGAGGTTGTTATCTAGCAAACTTCAAGCCAAAGAGAGGTAGCTATATGGAAGATGAGATAAAAGGTACGTATACTTACACAGCACCGGTAAAAAAATTCAAAAAGAATACTTTTGGGTTATTTGATATGGCTGGTAACGTATCTGAGTGGACTGATTCAGGATACAACAATTCTGCATACGGATTCTCTTCTACTTTAAATCCTTCTATTAAATCTAAAACAGACGACAAAAAATCAGTAAGAGGAGGTTCTTGGAAAGATGTTGGTTATATGTTGATGACAGGTGCAAGAGACTGGGAAAACAAAGATTCTGCTAGAAGTTATATCGGTTTCAGAACGGTACAAGATATTCCTGAAGCAGCTGTTAAAGCGAAAAGAGTTAACAGATAA
- the porL gene encoding type IX secretion system motor protein PorL/GldL: protein MFKTKDAWMNFFYSFGAAIVILGAWLKITHITLGPINGNIALTVGLVTEAIIFIIFAFDPPAAEESYHWENVYPELLDKHANPNPLHSNISAKNTSAQFAELENSLSTKLDKMLQDAKLDVQLFDRLRTGIDKFSNSVDQINQTVDVSASTHKYNDQLNKAAAHMESMNALYAMQLENGQRQSDFAKKYVDDMQKSAEQSEKFNQELQGLTTNLNSLNRVYGGMLTAMKS, encoded by the coding sequence ATGTTTAAGACTAAAGATGCTTGGATGAATTTCTTCTATTCATTCGGTGCTGCAATTGTAATTCTTGGAGCTTGGCTTAAAATTACTCACATTACCTTGGGACCTATTAACGGAAACATCGCTCTTACCGTAGGGCTTGTAACTGAGGCAATTATCTTTATCATTTTTGCATTCGACCCTCCTGCTGCTGAAGAGTCGTACCACTGGGAAAACGTTTATCCTGAATTGTTGGATAAGCATGCAAACCCAAATCCTTTACATTCAAACATTTCTGCTAAAAATACAAGCGCTCAGTTTGCTGAGCTGGAGAACTCTCTTTCAACTAAGTTAGATAAAATGCTTCAGGATGCTAAGCTTGATGTACAATTGTTTGACAGATTAAGAACAGGGATTGATAAATTTTCAAACTCAGTAGATCAAATCAACCAAACTGTTGATGTATCTGCTTCTACACACAAATATAATGATCAGTTAAACAAAGCTGCTGCACACATGGAAAGCATGAATGCTCTTTATGCAATGCAGTTAGAAAACGGTCAGAGACAATCAGATTTTGCTAAAAAATATGTTGATGATATGCAGAAATCAGCAGAGCAATCTGAGAAATTTAATCAAGAATTACAAGGTTTAACTACTAACTTAAACAGCTTAAATAGAGTTTATGGTGGTATGTTAACTGCTATGAAGTCATAA
- the porM gene encoding type IX secretion system motor protein PorM/GldM, translated as MAKGKQTPRQKMINLMYLVFIAMMALNIDVEIIRSYYDSTRALNETRFLTEQKNEDIFEKTLEAKAQQVPDTYATPWEQYKTLKSKIDVLVSSAEDIKVTLKKQSDFHDKDPKTGKDMDVSENFSALNNNEATTEYFFKDGDENSPSPKALELKKKLDDVRSYIVATFGGNAQLLKLVERANRSIIADYPAGKSPNGKTWFQNKFYHQPLIAAISNLEIIQNDARNVQSDALALMLQEKVDASIKFTSYEAIVSAPTDVQAGKKAEAVVMLGNYSNSSKISISGVSRQENGKGYLPLNTGGLGEKKIGGVITLTDATGKAQQFPFTHTYNVIAGPQQVKLEQGLLLSADKMNVMYRGLENPVTGSILGADNAKLSLSAPGAVVKNTGKGKWNVVPSTGNIVKLTLSGTDPTGKTVSQVFEYRIKGVPRPQGQIRGKAVNFMPVGSIPNQIVAAALPDFDFPVSFTVNSFILKLPGRAGTMIQGNSLSSAEGLIRNLRPGDVVQIYDIQATATGLGNQRLKEISPVIINVQ; from the coding sequence ATGGCAAAAGGAAAACAGACTCCACGTCAGAAGATGATCAACCTAATGTATTTGGTGTTCATCGCTATGATGGCCCTAAACATTGATGTTGAAATCATCAGATCGTATTACGATTCTACAAGAGCCCTAAATGAAACAAGGTTTTTGACAGAGCAAAAAAATGAAGATATTTTTGAAAAAACATTAGAGGCAAAAGCTCAGCAAGTACCTGACACTTATGCTACACCTTGGGAACAGTATAAAACACTGAAGAGCAAGATTGATGTTTTGGTAAGCTCTGCAGAAGATATTAAAGTTACGCTGAAAAAGCAATCAGACTTCCATGATAAAGATCCTAAAACAGGAAAAGACATGGACGTAAGTGAGAACTTCTCAGCATTGAATAATAATGAGGCTACAACTGAATATTTCTTTAAAGATGGCGACGAAAATTCTCCTTCTCCAAAAGCTTTGGAGCTTAAAAAGAAATTGGATGACGTAAGATCTTATATTGTAGCTACTTTTGGAGGTAACGCACAGTTATTGAAATTAGTTGAAAGAGCAAACAGATCCATCATTGCAGACTATCCTGCCGGAAAATCTCCGAATGGTAAGACTTGGTTTCAGAATAAATTCTATCACCAACCTCTTATTGCTGCGATTTCAAATCTTGAGATTATTCAGAATGACGCAAGAAACGTACAATCGGATGCATTGGCGTTGATGCTTCAGGAAAAAGTAGATGCTAGTATTAAGTTTACAAGTTATGAAGCGATTGTTTCTGCTCCAACAGATGTTCAAGCTGGTAAAAAAGCTGAAGCGGTTGTAATGCTTGGTAACTATTCAAACAGTAGTAAAATCAGCATCAGTGGTGTAAGCAGACAAGAAAACGGTAAAGGATATCTTCCTTTAAATACTGGAGGTCTTGGAGAGAAAAAGATTGGTGGAGTAATTACTTTAACAGATGCTACAGGAAAAGCTCAGCAATTCCCGTTCACACATACTTATAATGTAATCGCTGGTCCTCAACAGGTAAAACTAGAACAAGGGCTATTGCTTTCTGCTGATAAGATGAATGTAATGTATAGAGGATTAGAAAACCCTGTTACAGGATCTATCCTTGGTGCAGACAATGCTAAACTATCTTTATCTGCTCCGGGAGCAGTGGTTAAGAATACTGGTAAAGGTAAGTGGAATGTTGTTCCATCTACTGGAAATATTGTGAAATTAACTCTATCAGGTACAGATCCTACTGGAAAAACAGTATCGCAAGTATTTGAATATAGAATTAAGGGAGTTCCTAGACCACAAGGTCAGATCAGAGGAAAGGCTGTTAATTTTATGCCTGTTGGTTCTATTCCAAATCAAATTGTTGCTGCGGCATTACCTGATTTTGATTTCCCGGTTTCGTTTACTGTTAACAGTTTCATTTTGAAACTTCCAGGCAGAGCTGGTACTATGATTCAAGGTAACTCATTATCTTCTGCAGAAGGGTTAATCAGAAATCTTAGACCGGGTGATGTTGTTCAGATTTATGATATCCAAGCTACGGCTACTGGACTTGGTAATCAACGATTGAAAGAAATATCACCAGTTATTATCAATGTTCAATAA